Proteins from one Nicotiana tabacum cultivar K326 chromosome 23, ASM71507v2, whole genome shotgun sequence genomic window:
- the LOC107815418 gene encoding uncharacterized protein LOC107815418 — MEFFRTQNEKASDCSFNGQDIQRCPFLRNINKPTNFSFFSSLNFPTPVKGGKGPIFEDGPNFDMAFKVFHGKDGVVPLSGRSQPSNDNTEAESAPQFHPLAAKAATISLSAFGPGGPFSFDSFSRKWNSQKKKPESSKKKKPSSQDNSSKHEAMGNEWLETGNCPIAKSYRAVSGVLPLVATAFQLPPGMKLKCPPAIVAARAALARTAFVKTLRPQPLSSKMLVIGALGMAANIPLGIWREHTEKFSSSWFAAVHAAVPFIAMLRKSVVMPKTAMALTIAASILGQVIGSRAERLRMKAKAESLKLVAQTGSDGIIAGLNSIQVNSMHCGKQGMIKDQSSNEPANPITPSASLCF; from the exons ATGGAGTTCTTCAGGACACAGAATGAGAAGGCATCTGATTGCTCCTTCAATGGGCAGGACATTCAAAGATGCCCATTCTTGAGGAACATCAATAAGCCGACtaacttttctttcttctcttccttGAACTTCCCAACACCT GTAAAGGGGGGTAAAGGTCCAATTTTTGAAGATGGCCCCAACTTCGATATGGCATTTAAAGTCTTCCATGGAAAAGATGGAGTTGTCCCACTTTCTGGAAGATCTCAACCTTCCAATGACAACACGGAAGCAGAATCTGCTCCTCAATTTCATCCGTTAGCAGCAAAAGCTGCCACCATAAGTTTGTCAGCATTCGGACCAGGAGGCCCTTTTAGTTTTGATTCTTTCTCTCGGAAATGGAATTCACAGAAGAAGAAGCCTGAGTCATCCAAAAAGAAGAAACCTTCTTCTCAG GACAATTCCTCTAAGCACGAGGCAATGGGGAACGAGTGGTTGGAGACAGGGAACTGTCCTATCGCCAAATCTTATAGAGCTGTGAGCGGTGTCCTCCCACTTGTGGCAACAGCTTTTCAGCTGCCTCCTGGAATGAAGCTCAAATGCCCACCTGCAATTGTTGCAGCCAGGGCTGCCCTTGCCAGGACTGCCTTTGTGAAGACTCTGCGGCCACAACCACTATCTTCAAAGATGCTTGTTATTGGAGCCTTAGGTATGGCAGCCAATATTCCTCTAGGCATATGGAGAGAGCACACTGAGAAGTTCTCATCATCTTGGTTTGCTGCTGTCCATGCTGCTGTTCCTTTCATAGCTATGCTGAGGAAGTCGGTTGTGATGCCCAAAACAGCTATGGCATTAACCATTGCTGCTTCTATCTTGGGACAGGTCATTGGCTCAAGAGCAGAGCGACTTCGAATGAAAGCAAAAGCCGAGAGTCTTAAATTGGTAGCGCAGACTGGCTCAGATGGGATTATTGCAGGTCTCAACTCGATCCAGGTCAATAGTATGCATTGTGGCAAACAGGGGATGATTAAAGACCAATCCTCGAATGAACCCGCGAACCCTATCACTCCATCTGCCAGTCTTTGTTTCTAA
- the LOC142177209 gene encoding uncharacterized protein LOC142177209, whose amino-acid sequence MNGLKALILQETPSAYCIHCFAHQLQLTLVAIAKKYKEVETFFVIVANVLNVIGISFKRRDKLRDHQAELLEQLLESGEVQSGKGLNQERGLQRPGDTRWGSHCKTLDNFVVLFASIVHVLGVIEYEGSEANDRLQAEAFLSKINSFKFVFMLHLMLKVLLMSNELSKALQKKEQDIVNAMIFLNLTKDRLQQMRNEGWKSLMDEVSLFCAKHDILVPNMEEFYIPGKSKRRPSSVTYSHHLRIELFYTVIDLQLQELNSRFDVVSGNLLLGMASLNPANSFANFDKERIMTLAKYYPDEFGELKLRDLSHQLDTFILHMKHGDPRFSDLKGIGDLAKALVEANLVEAYSLVYLLVKLTLILPVATATVERAFSSMKYIKDKLRSSIGDAFFK is encoded by the coding sequence ATGAATGGTCTTAAAGCTTTAATTTTGCAAGAAACTCCTTCGGCATATTGCATTCATTGTTTTGCTCATCAATTACAGTTGACGCTTGTAGCGATTGCTAAAAAATATAAGGAAGTGGAAACTTTCTTTGTTATAGTTGCTAATGTCTTGAATGTAATTGGAATATCCTTTAAACGTAGAGATAAACTTCGGGACCATCAAGCAGAATTATTGGAGCAGTTGCTAGAGAGTGGTGAAGTTCAAAGTGGGAAAGGATTAAATCAAGAACGAGGGCTTCAAAGGCCAGGTGACACTCGTTGGGGATCACATTGTAAAACATTAGATAACTTTGTTGTTTTGTTTGCATCTATTGTTCATGTGCTTGGGGTGATTGAATATGAAGGTTCTGAGGCTAATGATAGATTGCAAGCAGAAGCCTTTTTGAGTAAAATCAATTCATTTAAATTTGTGTTCATGCTTCACTTGATGTTGAAGGTATTGTTGATGTCGAACGAGCTGAGTAAAGCTTTACAGAAGAAAGAGCAAGATATTGTCAATGCCATGATATTTCTTAACCTTACAAAGGATAGGTTGCAACAAATGAGAAATGAAGGATGGAAATCATTAATGGATGAAGTCTCTTTGTTTTGTGCTAAACATGACATTTTGGTGCCCAATATGGAAGAATTCTATATTCCTGGAAAGTCAAAGCGTAGGCCTTCTAGTGTTACTTATTCACATCACTTACGTATTGAGCTTTTTTACACAGTGATTGATTTGCAACTTCAGGAGCTTAAcagtcgttttgatgttgttagtgGTAACTTGCTTCTTGGTATGGCTAGCTTGAATCCAGCTAATTCGTTTGCTAATTTTGATAAGGAAAGAATAATGACATTGGCCAAGTATTATCCAGATGAGTTTGGTGAATTGAAGCTTCGAGATCTTAGTCACCAACTTGACACTTTCATATTGCACATGAAACATGGTGACCCTAGATTCTCGGATTTGAAAGGAATTGGTGATTTGGCAAAAGCGTTGGTTGAAGCAAATCTTGTGGAGGCATATTCACTTGTTTATTTACTTGTAAAGTTGACTCTAATTTTACCTGTCGCGACTGCAACGGTAGAAAGAGCATTCTCATCCATGAAGTACATCAAAGATAAATTGCGTAGTAGTATTGGTGATGCATTTTTTAAATGA
- the LOC107815419 gene encoding uncharacterized protein LOC107815419: MGWKSYQKLIHQWRILRGDNVMIIRGKDKGETGTIKRVIRSQNRVIVEGKNLVKKHIKQGQGHEGGIFTVEAPLHVSNVQVVDPVTGKPTKVGIRYLEDGSKVRVSRGIGASGSIIPRPEILNIRTTPRPTVAGPKDTPMEVVMERTYDPKTGKGMPDL; the protein is encoded by the exons ATGGGTTGGAAAAGTTATCAGAAACTCATTCATCAGTGGAGAATTCTCAGAGGTGATAAT GTCATGATTATCAGAGGAAAAGATAAAGGCGAGACTGGTACCATTAAGCGTGTCATACGTTCCCAAAACCGTGTAATCGTTGAGGGCAAAAACCTG GTCAAGAAACATATTAAACAAGGGCAAGGCCATGAAGGTGGAATATTTACAGTTGAAGCCCCGCTACATGTATCCAATGTTCAGGTTGTGGATCCAGTCACAGG GAAACCAACAAAGGTCGGAATTAGATACCTAGAGGATGGCTCCAAAGTAAGAGTCTCAAGAGGTATAGGAGCGTCAGGTTCTATTATTCCCCGACCCGAGATCTTAAATATAAGGACCACACCAAGGCCTACAGTTG CTGGTCCCAAGGATACTCCAATGGAGGTGGTCATGGAGAGGACGTATGATCCAAAAACAGGAAAAGGCATGCCAGATCTCTGA